The Argopecten irradians isolate NY chromosome 16, Ai_NY, whole genome shotgun sequence genome window below encodes:
- the LOC138310099 gene encoding uncharacterized protein — protein sequence MPPKRRAALQNQYVNATVPKRSRINQMPASTATSASRAETTIPVSSSPEVTMASSQLQGLIREAFEAGMQEARAHIHPPAQPIDVPVPDASAVQTAATPTTVELTTTQPSTQFTATTVTANMSSAPSTTMAIGEGIFPANSLAFQDDVETDTDSSRHFVSQSLPLHLMVSDIVR from the coding sequence ATGCCTCCTAAGCGTCGAGCTGCCCTGCAAAACCAATATGTCAATGCTACAGTTCCAAAACGGAGTCGAATCAACCAGATGCCAGCCTCTACAGCAACATCAGCTTCTAGGGCCGAGACTACTATTCCTGTCTCCAGTTCACCAGAGGTCACGATGGCCTCCTCACAATTACAGGGCCTCATCAGAGAAGCCTTTGAAGCCGGGATGCAGGAGGCTCGTGCACACATTCATCCCCCTGCTCAGCCCATAGATGTGCCTGTGCCCGATGCCTCTGCTGTTCAAACAGCAGCAACACCAACAACAGTCGAGTTAACCACAACCCAACCCAGCACCCAGTTTACTGCAACAACTGTGACTGCCAACATGTCAAGTGCCCCATCCACAACAATGGCCATTGGTGAGGGCATTTTTCCAGCCAACTCTCTCGCATTTCAGGATGACGTAGAGACAGATACTGACAGTTCGAGGCATTTCGTGTCTCAATCTTTACCTTTACATTTGATGGTTTCTGACATTGTTCGATAA